One Salvia miltiorrhiza cultivar Shanhuang (shh) chromosome 6, IMPLAD_Smil_shh, whole genome shotgun sequence genomic window, TGCAGCGATGTGGATCAATCTCCAGCCGCCCGATGCAGCCGGAACGATCACGATGAATTTCTTGATGAGCAAATCGGCATCGTATGCAGATTTTGCCATACTCTCTTACTCCACATCAAATACGTCTTCCCGCCTTTTGTAAGCACCAGATATCATTGTACATTGATTGGCATGCTATCATTCTCATTATTCTGTGTTGCTGCTGCAGTGTGTGGAATCCCCAGAGCAGAGCGAATGGAATTGCAGTAGTTTGGAAGAAGAATCCAAGaatgttgatgatgatgatgagtttaAGATGAGCTCAGATTGTGGGAATTTGGAGTGGTATAGTAGTAGTGATATTCCTTCAAGAGGCACAGTTTTTGATCTGATTCCCAGCTCCGACAAAGAGGAGCTGTATCCGCATCAGTTGGAAGGATTCGAGTTCATATGGAGGAACATAGCCGGAGACATCCACCTCAACAATATCCTCCGGggcggggccggggccgggggcGGGTGCATAATCTCCCATGCCCCCGGCACGGGCAAGACCCGCCTCACCATCGTCTTCCTCCAGACGCTGATGAGGCTGTACCCCAAGTGCCGCCCCCTCATCATCGCCCCCCGTGGCATGCTCCTCACCTGGGAGCACGAGCTCAAGTTGTGGAAGGCCGGGATCCCCTTCCACAACTTGAACGAGGCTGCGGGCCACGCCAGATCGCTCAAGATCCTCTCCTGGGTCAAAGGGGGCAGCATCCTCGGAGCCAGCTACCGCCTCTTCGAGGAGCTGGCCCGCTGCAAGGACAGATTCGAGCAGACACTGCTCGAATCCCCCAGCCTCGTCGTGCTGGACGAGGGCCACACGCCTAGAAACGATCACACCTTGATCTGGAAGGCCCTCACCAGGCTGGCCACGCGGCGCCGCATCATCCTCTCCGGCACGCCCTTCCAGAACAACTTCGACGAGCTCTACAACACCCTCTCCCTCGTCAACCCGCGATTCATCATGAAATCGCGGAGAGGCAGAGGGAGGAAAAGGAAGCAGATGAATGAGTGGGACAGTCTGACGAGAGATGATCAAGGGATCAAGAAGCTAAGAGCAATGATCCAACCCTTTGTCCACATACACAAAGGCACCATCCTACACGAGACCCTCCCAGGCCTCAAAGACTCCCTCATCATACTAAAACCAACTCCCCTGCAGCAGAAGCTTCTAGAACAAAACATAGCCCGCAACCCCAACTTTCTAGAACAATCCCACCTCGCCTCCCTCATCTCCGTCCACCCCTCCCTCGTCGCCCAAGTGGCTGCCTTCGCGAACCACAAGAGTAAGCTCAAGTCGCTCCAATCAGACCCCAACGCGGGGGTGAAAACGCGCTTCTTGATCAACCTCATCGAGATCTCATCAAGAATCCATGAGAAAGTCCTCATCTTCAGCGAGTTCATCAAGCCATTGCTCCACATCAAGAAGCTTCTAGAATGCCATTTGGGCTACAAGCAAGGGCGCGAGGTGATGTACATTGACGGCGACCTGAGCATGACGCAGAGGCAGAGGTTGATCACCAACTTCAACGATAAGAATGGGAGGGCCAAGGTGCTGCTGGCCTCGCAGAGGGCCTGCTGCGAGGGGATAAGCCTAGTCGGGGCTTCAAGAGTCGTCTTGCTCGACGTCTCGTGGAACCCCTCGGTGGAGAGGCAGGCCGTGTGCAGGGCATACAGGCTAGGGCAGGAGAAGATGGTTTATGTCTACCATTTGATCACGTTGATGGAGGCCAACAAGTATGCTAGGCAGACGGAGAAGGATCGGATTTCGGAGCTCGTTTTTAGCGAGGGGGAGAGAGCTTCCGCTTCCTGTGGCGGGGGGGTGTGTGAAGATAAAGTGCTGGAAGCCATGGTTCATCATCAAGGTTGTGGAGCCATGTTTGAGAGGATTGTTCATCAGCCTAAGGACTCTGATTTGGTCAAGACTTTTGGCTTTGTGGATTATCTTGATTCTTCAACTTTTTAAATTGCAAGTTTGGATTGTATATGGATTGATTGATTGATCACTTGTTCAAAGTGTTTCAATAGAAAGTTGCTATCAAATGTGGTTAAAAGCGATTAGTTTGTTTCTAGCTAGTTAAGGTgtaaagatttgattttgagTTTTTCGAACGTTTGTTAGTTTTGAAATGTTTTGTTTTTAATAATCCAACTTCCATTGATTCTACTAAAGAGAAAGAATGTAATTTAGCTAGTCAAGTTGTTACTCTTTCTTTCTTAATTTCCTTCATTCTTTTCCACTTGTTTGTGTTTTGTTGAGCATTGAAAGACAAGGAACATTGTTTAGTGAGTGTAGGTGGATATTTCTTTTATCACTCCCACAAAATTTCTTCTACTTTTATGACTATACAATAAAGTTTCCCACTGTTTATCGGACTTGGTGCTCTTTTGAAAAGTACATTAATATATAGACAAATATGTAATCAATGTAATGGCGAAATTATCGCCTATCCAAACATATATAATCGCACAATAAATAAAGTGATCACATATGATGATGTCAGTATCACATAATGTATCAAAACAATAAAGAACACTACACAAAGAATGATTATTCAGTTCGATGTATCAAAACAATAAAGAACACTACACAAAGAATGATTATTCAGTTCGATTataaaacacctacgtctgAGGGTCTCGCCTAAAAAAAACAACATTAAGATACATATGGACTCACACAATAAGACTCGATCTTACTAAGCCACTATATCTTCACAAAATCTCACAAGCTCACAAGCGCTGAACAATTCAAAGCAAGACAATGACTCACTCTCTAAGCGTGAACTCAGCATATTCACCACCTAATTCCACACAAAAATATCACAAATTACTTAGTAAAACAATCGAAAACAAAATCACATGAATTGAACAATCTCTCTCTAACACAATGAAAAACGATTTACTAAATCATACTTAAATGCAATATATGATCTGACTACTCAATGAAAAATATTATATGAACTCAAAAGAATATAAAAGCAACAACCATAACATATTCTTTTCTTCGCCTTATATTGGGAGTTATAATTGCCAAACGTCTAGCCAAATCCTAGCTTGATAAGAACTCCTTGTGGATAGCAATAAACGAATCATCTAAAATATATCCTTCCATAATAAGAAGTCCTAAGCCTGTTGCTAACTGGAGTCGTCTGAATAGATAAGCTCCTTATAGTTATCTGATGTAAAATATCGTTTAGCTAAAGGGTCTCTACATGTATTAGGTAGGCAAGGACATCTTCTCATACATGTAACATGACAAGTACCTAACTCTGAAGGTACAGTCTATATAATGACAAACAACTAagagtagggatgtcaatcgggccagcccaccgagttttcgggctagccctatcggattccgggttagtcgggtgcgggctaatcgggttggagattttttctttACTTTAACAATCTTTCTCTTTGTCATTTATgtagataaaataaaacattgCTCAACACATGAATAAACAATAGTATCAACTTAAAAATAAGAGTAAGAGCATAATAAAAACTCTCCCTTAATATAAGCAAACTCCCCCTTAAAACCAATTGATTGATCTCCCCCTTAAATTATGGAGCAACAACGAAGCAATAATGATAACAAAATCATAGGGGTTAAGAACAGACCAACAACAAAGAGCACAAGAGAAACTAAGGAGTTTTAAGTACAGACCATCATCAATGTACTAGGGAGTTCAATTATAAAGTGAAACACAAAAAAATGGATTGTAAGTTTAATTATAAAGTGAAAAGATAAATGGTAAATTACTTAATAGTAAATCCGACTTTTGTTCATTTCAAATTAGACTTTTTGTGATAGCAAATATGACTTTTGTGCATAGTAAAtaatatactattttttttagaataaatatGACTTGTGATAATAGTAAGAAAATATATTACTTAATCTCATTGTGTATGAAATAGCATTACTTAATAAGAAGTATGAAAAATAAAGtcttatttaatattaaaaaaagtcttatttgttttatatttaaataaagttTCAATTAccaataacaatattttataaaaaaatcttGTTTTCGAATAAAATGCcttaaaatcatattttatataaataaaaatcttatttgattttatgaaatgTCTTATTTACGTTAGCtaagtcttatttgattttatgaaaaatatcacaaatttttgtaaaaaaatataaataaaaaacacgTCAACTAGGAATCGaacttaaaatatttttgttcatAAACTAATAACTTATGCATTAGATCATAAAGTCtttattaattatcattataaattttatttgtaaagtgAATAGATAAATTGTGAcacaatataaataaaacatagaaaaaaatataaataaaatgttggaaaaaaaacacataaaaaGTGGATGAAAAAAAtgcagaaatttaaataaaatacataaaaagagatatatatatatatatatatatataaaggtatgaaaaatggaaaaataaacagaaaaatagaaaaaattaataaaaatatgcctaaagaaaaaaaaatggataaaaAGGATACTCtgcaaaaatattaaaaaaaaaaagctgaaaaaagcataaataaatagaaaaatatactaaaaaaaacgctgaaagaaaaaaagaaacaaataaaaaggTTGCTCTACATCGAGTGGGTTTTGAACCTAGGTTACATGTAAAGAGAAAAGGACACTCAACTATTCCACCACAACCTCCGTTTTGCTTTCATTTATCAAAATGATTATTATATACTTCGCTCATCCCTAAAAATTGTGATTCAATGGAGATGACATGTGTTTCAAGAAAAAATGTGGTAGTTATGTTTTAGTGGAGATTGAGTTTCacacctttttgtaaataatgagaGAGAAGTTTGTTggatcattttcaaataaaaaaatgttacaatTTTC contains:
- the LOC130987410 gene encoding SNF2 domain-containing protein CLASSY 3-like, with the protein product MDAGGTVSRRTRSQLDAYYRRLHDTIKNPDGGGTTIKGIQESEIRVDDDDDDEMKKKRKYKAGSKKRARKLDLDFGDARENEESGLPLKFKLDDEQSPKTESEMEIDRLFDDLELGLWESTRTTDFDECSDVDQSPAARCSRNDHDEFLDEQIGIVCRFCHTLLLHIKYVFPPFCVESPEQSEWNCSSLEEESKNVDDDDEFKMSSDCGNLEWYSSSDIPSRGTVFDLIPSSDKEELYPHQLEGFEFIWRNIAGDIHLNNILRGGAGAGGGCIISHAPGTGKTRLTIVFLQTLMRLYPKCRPLIIAPRGMLLTWEHELKLWKAGIPFHNLNEAAGHARSLKILSWVKGGSILGASYRLFEELARCKDRFEQTLLESPSLVVLDEGHTPRNDHTLIWKALTRLATRRRIILSGTPFQNNFDELYNTLSLVNPRFIMKSRRGRGRKRKQMNEWDSLTRDDQGIKKLRAMIQPFVHIHKGTILHETLPGLKDSLIILKPTPLQQKLLEQNIARNPNFLEQSHLASLISVHPSLVAQVAAFANHKSKLKSLQSDPNAGVKTRFLINLIEISSRIHEKVLIFSEFIKPLLHIKKLLECHLGYKQGREVMYIDGDLSMTQRQRLITNFNDKNGRAKVLLASQRACCEGISLVGASRVVLLDVSWNPSVERQAVCRAYRLGQEKMVYVYHLITLMEANKYARQTEKDRISELVFSEGERASASCGGGVCEDKVLEAMVHHQGCGAMFERIVHQPKDSDLVKTFGFVDYLDSSTF